From Pseudopipra pipra isolate bDixPip1 chromosome 13, bDixPip1.hap1, whole genome shotgun sequence, a single genomic window includes:
- the ZNF711 gene encoding zinc finger protein 711 isoform X1 has product MDPGGGSLGLQTQESKMPHTMIMQDFVAGMAGTAHIDGDHIVVSVPEAVLVSDVVTDDGITLDHGLAAEVVQGPDIITETDVVTEGVIVPDSVLEADVAIEEALDTTDHVLTSDLITETVRVPDQVFVADLVTGPEGHLEHVVQDSVSGAASPTMVSEEVLVTNSDSEAVIQAAGTVPGSTVTIKTEDDDDGKSTSEDYLMISLDDVGEKLDHIGSTPLKISTEVANDDVAKDDGFGSEVIKVYIFKAEAEDDVEIGGTEIVTESDFHNGHSVAGVIEQGGVGRMQREKMVYMAVKDSSQEDEDISCAEIADEVYMEVIVGEEEATSLPDTQLEDSGVNKTFVPVAWAAAYGDERRLPRRYEDGQAAGNNLDTRLENKNGNATQYLQICDSIGTNRVLKQKAKKRRRGEARQWQTAVIIGPDGQPLTVYPCHICGKKFKSRGFLKRHMKNHPDHMIKKKYQCTDCDFTTNKKVSFHNHLESHKLINKVDKTHEFTEYTRRYREASPLSSNKLILRDKEPKLHKCKYCDYETAEQGLLNRHLLAVHSKNFPHVCVECGKGFRHPSELKKHMRTHTGEKPYQCQHCVFRCADQSNLKTHIKTKHGTDLPFKCEHCPQAFAEEKELQQHMELFQGHKTHQCPHCDHKSTNSSDLKRHIISVHTKDFPHKCEVCEKGFHRPSELKKHSETHKGKKIHQCRHCDFKTSDPFVLSGHILSVHTKDLPFKCKRCKRGFRQQNELKKHMKTHSGRKVYQCQYCEYSTTDASGFKRHVISIHTKDYPHRCEYCKKGFRRPSEKNQHIMRHHKEAIM; this is encoded by the exons ATGGATCCAGGTGGCGGAAGTTTGGGATTGCAAACACAAGAATCCAAAATGCCTCACACTATGATTATGCAGGATTTTG TGGCTGGAatggctggcactgcccacatCGATGGAGACCACATTGTGGTGTCCGTGCCCGAAGCCGTCCTGGTGTCCGATGTCGTCACGGATGACGGGATCACTCTGGATCACGGCCTGGCAGCCGAGGTTGTCCAGGGGCCCGACATCATCACGGAGACCGACGTTGTCACGGAGGGGGTCATCGTGCCCGACTCCGTGCTGGAGGCTGACGTGGCCATCGAAGAGGCTTTGGACACCACTGACCACGTGTTGACCTCTGACCTAATCACGGAAACCGTCCGAGTGCCCGACCAGGTGTTCGTGGCCGACCTGGTCACGGGTCCCGAGGGACACTTGGAGCACGTGGTGCAGGACTCGGTGTCCGGAGCCGCCTCCCCGACCATGGTGTCGGAGGAGGTCCTGGTGACGAACTCGGACTCGGAAGCGGTCATCCAGGCAGCTGGGACTGTGCCTGGCTCCACAGTGACCATCAAAACAGAGGATGACGATGATGGCAAGAGCACATCTGAAGACTACTTAATGATCTCTT TGGATGATGTTGGGGAGAAGTTGGACCACATAGGAAGCACTCCCTTGAAGATCAGCACCGAGGTGGCAAACGATGACGTTGCCAAAGATGACGGGTTTGGCTCAGAAGTTATCAAAGTGTACATATTTAAAGCTGAAGCTGAAGATGATGTTGAAATAG GTGGGACAGAAATTGTCACTGAGAGTGACTTTCACAATGGCCATTCTGTAGCTGGAGTGATTGAACAAGGAGGTGTTGGGAGAATGCAGCGAGAAAAAATGGTTTACATGGCTGTTAAGGACTCCTCTCAGGAAGATGAAGATATTA GCTGTGCTGAAATAGCAGATGAAGTTTATATGGAAGTTATTGTAGGTGAAGAAGAAGCTACATCCCTTCCAGACACCCAGCTCGAGGACTCTGGCGTGAATAAAACGTTTGTCCCTGTTGCTTGGGCTGCTGCTTACG GAGATGAAAGAAGGCTTCCCCGAAGATACGAAGATGGTCAAGCGGCAG GAAATAACTTGGATACACGATTAGAAAACAAAAACGGTAATGCAACACAGTACCTGCAGATTTGTGATAGCATTGGCACTAATAGAGTGCTCAAACAAAAAGccaagaaaaggaggagaggagaggccaGGCAATGGCAAACAG cTGTTATAATAGGTCCTGATGGACAGCCCCTAACAGTTTACCCTTGTCATATTTGtgggaaaaaatttaaatccaGAGGATTCTTGAAAAGGCATATGAAGAACCATCCTGATCATATGATTAAGAAGAAGTACCAGTGTACAGACTGTGACTTTACAACCAACAAAAAAGTAAGTTTCCACAATCATCTGGAAAGCCATAAACTTATAAATAAGGTTGATAAAACTCATGAGTTTACAGAGTACACGAGAAGATACAGAGAAGCGAGCCCCTTGAGTTCCAACAAACTCATCCTGAGGGACAAGGAGCCCAAGCTACACAAGTGCAAATATTGTGACTATGAGACTGCAGAGCAGGGACTACTCAACAGACATCTGCTGGCAGTCCATAGCAAGAACTTCCCTCACGTGTGCGTGGAGTGCGGGAAGGGATTCCGCCACCCCTCGGAGCTGAAAAAGCACATGAGGACCCACACGGGGGAAAAGCCATACCAGTGTCAGCACTGTGTGTTCAGGTGTGCTGACCAGTCCAACCTGAAAACTCACATCAAAACCAAACACGGCACTGACCTGCCCTTTAAGTGTGAGCACTGTCCCCAGGCCTTCGCCgaggagaaggagctgcagcagcacatggagTTGTTCCAAGGGCACAAGACTCACCAGTGTCCCCACTGTGACCACAAGAGCACCAATTCCAGTGACCTGAAGCGACACATTATCTCGGTTCACACAAAGGACTTCCCCCACAAGTGTGAGGTGTGTGAGAAGGGCTTCCACCGGCCCTCGGAGCTCAAAAAGCATAGCGAGACCCACAAAGGGAAAAAGATCCACCAGTGCAGGCACTGTGACTTCAAAACCTCAGATCCTTTTGTACTTAGCGGGCACATCCTCTCAGTTCACACCAAGGACCTGCCTTTTAAATGCAAACGGTGTAAAAGAGGCTTTAGGCAGCAGAACGAACTGAAGAAGCACATGAAGACCCACAGTGGGAGGAAGGTGTACCAGTGCCAGTATTGTGAGTACAGCACCACGGACGCGTCGGGCTTCAAGCGGCACGTCATCTCCATCCACACCAAGGACTACCCCCACAGGTGTGAGTATTGCAAAAAGGGCTTCCGCAGGCCCTCCGAGAAAAATCAGCACATCATGAGGCACCACAAGGAGGCCATAATGtga
- the ZNF711 gene encoding zinc finger protein 711 isoform X2, with translation MDPGGGSLGLQTQESKMPHTMIMQDFVAGMAGTAHIDGDHIVVSVPEAVLVSDVVTDDGITLDHGLAAEVVQGPDIITETDVVTEGVIVPDSVLEADVAIEEALDTTDHVLTSDLITETVRVPDQVFVADLVTGPEGHLEHVVQDSVSGAASPTMVSEEVLVTNSDSEAVIQAAGTVPGSTVTIKTEDDDDGKSTSEDYLMISLDDVGEKLDHIGSTPLKISTEVANDDVAKDDGFGSEVIKVYIFKAEAEDDVEIGGTEIVTESDFHNGHSVAGVIEQGGVGRMQREKMVYMAVKDSSQEDEDISCAEIADEVYMEVIVGEEEATSLPDTQLEDSGVNKTFVPVAWAAAYGDERRLPRRYEDGQAAGNNLDTRLENKNAVIIGPDGQPLTVYPCHICGKKFKSRGFLKRHMKNHPDHMIKKKYQCTDCDFTTNKKVSFHNHLESHKLINKVDKTHEFTEYTRRYREASPLSSNKLILRDKEPKLHKCKYCDYETAEQGLLNRHLLAVHSKNFPHVCVECGKGFRHPSELKKHMRTHTGEKPYQCQHCVFRCADQSNLKTHIKTKHGTDLPFKCEHCPQAFAEEKELQQHMELFQGHKTHQCPHCDHKSTNSSDLKRHIISVHTKDFPHKCEVCEKGFHRPSELKKHSETHKGKKIHQCRHCDFKTSDPFVLSGHILSVHTKDLPFKCKRCKRGFRQQNELKKHMKTHSGRKVYQCQYCEYSTTDASGFKRHVISIHTKDYPHRCEYCKKGFRRPSEKNQHIMRHHKEAIM, from the exons ATGGATCCAGGTGGCGGAAGTTTGGGATTGCAAACACAAGAATCCAAAATGCCTCACACTATGATTATGCAGGATTTTG TGGCTGGAatggctggcactgcccacatCGATGGAGACCACATTGTGGTGTCCGTGCCCGAAGCCGTCCTGGTGTCCGATGTCGTCACGGATGACGGGATCACTCTGGATCACGGCCTGGCAGCCGAGGTTGTCCAGGGGCCCGACATCATCACGGAGACCGACGTTGTCACGGAGGGGGTCATCGTGCCCGACTCCGTGCTGGAGGCTGACGTGGCCATCGAAGAGGCTTTGGACACCACTGACCACGTGTTGACCTCTGACCTAATCACGGAAACCGTCCGAGTGCCCGACCAGGTGTTCGTGGCCGACCTGGTCACGGGTCCCGAGGGACACTTGGAGCACGTGGTGCAGGACTCGGTGTCCGGAGCCGCCTCCCCGACCATGGTGTCGGAGGAGGTCCTGGTGACGAACTCGGACTCGGAAGCGGTCATCCAGGCAGCTGGGACTGTGCCTGGCTCCACAGTGACCATCAAAACAGAGGATGACGATGATGGCAAGAGCACATCTGAAGACTACTTAATGATCTCTT TGGATGATGTTGGGGAGAAGTTGGACCACATAGGAAGCACTCCCTTGAAGATCAGCACCGAGGTGGCAAACGATGACGTTGCCAAAGATGACGGGTTTGGCTCAGAAGTTATCAAAGTGTACATATTTAAAGCTGAAGCTGAAGATGATGTTGAAATAG GTGGGACAGAAATTGTCACTGAGAGTGACTTTCACAATGGCCATTCTGTAGCTGGAGTGATTGAACAAGGAGGTGTTGGGAGAATGCAGCGAGAAAAAATGGTTTACATGGCTGTTAAGGACTCCTCTCAGGAAGATGAAGATATTA GCTGTGCTGAAATAGCAGATGAAGTTTATATGGAAGTTATTGTAGGTGAAGAAGAAGCTACATCCCTTCCAGACACCCAGCTCGAGGACTCTGGCGTGAATAAAACGTTTGTCCCTGTTGCTTGGGCTGCTGCTTACG GAGATGAAAGAAGGCTTCCCCGAAGATACGAAGATGGTCAAGCGGCAG GAAATAACTTGGATACACGATTAGAAAACAAAAACG cTGTTATAATAGGTCCTGATGGACAGCCCCTAACAGTTTACCCTTGTCATATTTGtgggaaaaaatttaaatccaGAGGATTCTTGAAAAGGCATATGAAGAACCATCCTGATCATATGATTAAGAAGAAGTACCAGTGTACAGACTGTGACTTTACAACCAACAAAAAAGTAAGTTTCCACAATCATCTGGAAAGCCATAAACTTATAAATAAGGTTGATAAAACTCATGAGTTTACAGAGTACACGAGAAGATACAGAGAAGCGAGCCCCTTGAGTTCCAACAAACTCATCCTGAGGGACAAGGAGCCCAAGCTACACAAGTGCAAATATTGTGACTATGAGACTGCAGAGCAGGGACTACTCAACAGACATCTGCTGGCAGTCCATAGCAAGAACTTCCCTCACGTGTGCGTGGAGTGCGGGAAGGGATTCCGCCACCCCTCGGAGCTGAAAAAGCACATGAGGACCCACACGGGGGAAAAGCCATACCAGTGTCAGCACTGTGTGTTCAGGTGTGCTGACCAGTCCAACCTGAAAACTCACATCAAAACCAAACACGGCACTGACCTGCCCTTTAAGTGTGAGCACTGTCCCCAGGCCTTCGCCgaggagaaggagctgcagcagcacatggagTTGTTCCAAGGGCACAAGACTCACCAGTGTCCCCACTGTGACCACAAGAGCACCAATTCCAGTGACCTGAAGCGACACATTATCTCGGTTCACACAAAGGACTTCCCCCACAAGTGTGAGGTGTGTGAGAAGGGCTTCCACCGGCCCTCGGAGCTCAAAAAGCATAGCGAGACCCACAAAGGGAAAAAGATCCACCAGTGCAGGCACTGTGACTTCAAAACCTCAGATCCTTTTGTACTTAGCGGGCACATCCTCTCAGTTCACACCAAGGACCTGCCTTTTAAATGCAAACGGTGTAAAAGAGGCTTTAGGCAGCAGAACGAACTGAAGAAGCACATGAAGACCCACAGTGGGAGGAAGGTGTACCAGTGCCAGTATTGTGAGTACAGCACCACGGACGCGTCGGGCTTCAAGCGGCACGTCATCTCCATCCACACCAAGGACTACCCCCACAGGTGTGAGTATTGCAAAAAGGGCTTCCGCAGGCCCTCCGAGAAAAATCAGCACATCATGAGGCACCACAAGGAGGCCATAATGtga